A stretch of Zootoca vivipara chromosome 13, rZooViv1.1, whole genome shotgun sequence DNA encodes these proteins:
- the ENO3 gene encoding beta-enolase, with protein sequence MSIQKIHAREILDSRGNPTVEVDLETAKGHFRAAVPSGASTGIYEALELRDGDKSRYLGKGVLKAVDHINKTIAPTLIEKKLSVVEQEKIDKMMLEMDGTENKSKFGANAILGVSLAVCKAGAAEKGVPLYRHIADLAGNKDLILPVPAFNVINGGSHAGNKLAMQEFMILPVGASTFKEAMRIGAEVYHNLKAVIKSKYGKDATNVGDEGGFAPNILENNEALELLKSAIEKAGYPDKVVIGMDVAASEFFRKGKYDLDFKSPDDPNRYISGEKLGELYQSFIKNYPVVSIEDPFDQDDWETWSKFLTQVQIQIVGDDLTVTNPKRIQQAVEKKACNCLLLKVNQIGSVTESIQACKLAQSNGWGVMVSHRSGETEDTFIADLVVGLCTGQIKTGAPCRSERLAKYNQLMRIEEQLGDKAVFAGRKFRHPLAK encoded by the exons ATGTCTATCCAGAAGATCCACGCTCGCGAGATCCTCGACTCCCGGGGGAACCCCACGGTGGAAGTTGACTTGGAGACAGCCAAGG GCCACTTCCGGGCTGCCGTGCCCAGCGGTGCCTCAACCGGCATCTACGAGGCCCTGGAACTCCGTGATGGGGACAAGAGCAGGTACCTGGGCAAAG GGGTGTTGAAAGCCGTGGATCACATCAACAAGACCATCGCCCCCACCCTGATCGAGAAG AAGCTGAGCGTTGTGGAGCAAGAGAAAATCGACAAGATGATGCTGGAGATGGATGGGACAGAGAACAAAT CCAAGTTTGGGGCCAATGCCATCCTGGGCGTCTCCCTCGCCGTCTGCAAGGCGGGTGCTGCTGAGAAGGGCGTCCCCCTCTACCGACACATCGCAGATCTGGCTGGCAACAAGGACCTTATCCTGCCCGTGCCC GCCTTCAACGTGATCAACGGAGGCTCCCACGCCGGGAACAAGCTGGCCATGCAGGAGTTCATGATCCTGCCCGTGGGCGCCAGCACCTTCAAGGAGGCCATGCGGATCGGGGCCGAGGTCTACCACAACCTGAAGGCCGTCATCAAGAGCAAGTACGGGAAGGACGCCACCAACGTGGGCGACGAGGGCGGGTTCGCCCCCAACATCCTGGAGAACAACGAAG CCCTGGAGCTCCTCAAGAGTGCCATCGAGAAGGCCGGCTACCCGGACAAAGTGGTCATTGGCATGGATGTGGCGGCCTCCGAGTTCTTCCGCAAGGGCAAATACGACCTGGATTTCAAGTCCCCCGACGACCCCAACCGCTACATCTCCGGCGAGAAGCTGGGGGAGCTTTACCAGAGTTTCATCAAGAACTAccctg TCGTCTCCATCGAGGACCCCTTTGACCAGGACGACTGGGAGACGTGGTCCAAGTTCCTGACGCAGGTGCAGATCCAGATTGTGGGCGACGACTTGACGGTCACCAACCCCAAGCGCATCCAGCAGGCCGTGGAGAAGAAGGCCTGCAACTGCCTCCTGCTCAAGGTCAACCAGATCGGCTCCGTCACAGAGTCCATCCAGGC CTGCAAGCTGGCCCAGAGCAACGGCTGGGGGGTCATGGTGAGCCACCGCTCCGGGGAGACCGAGGACACCTTCATCGCCGACTTGGTTGTGGGTCTCTGCACAGGGCAG
- the PFN1 gene encoding profilin-1, whose translation MSGWNSYIDNLMADDTCQDAAIVGYKDVPSVWAAAPGKTFANITPAEVNILVGKDRSNLFVNGLTLGGQKCSVIRDSLHTDGECTMDLRTKSTGGAPTFNITAAMTAKTIVLVMGKEGVHGGCVNKKCYEMANHLRRSQY comes from the exons ATGAGCGGCTGGAACAGCTACATCGACAACCTGATGGCGGACGACACCTGCCAGGACGCGGCCATCGTGGGCTACAAGGACGTGCCGTCCGTCTGGGCCGCCGCCCCGGGGAAGACCTTCGCCAACATCACG ccggCGGAAGTGAACATCCTTGTGGGCAAAGACCGGAGCAACCTGTTtgtcaatggcctgactctgggCGGGCAGAAGTGCTCTGTCATCCGGGACAGCCTTCACACGGACGGCGAGTGCACCATGGACCTGCGGACCAAGAGCACTGGGGGGGCCCCCACCTTCAACATCACAGCCGCCATGACGGCCAAGA cgataGTCCTGGTGATGGGCAAGGAAGGCGTCCACGGCGGCTGCGTGAACAAGAAGTGCTACGAGATGGCCAACCACTTGCGGAGGTCGCAATactga